The proteins below are encoded in one region of Oryzias melastigma strain HK-1 linkage group LG7, ASM292280v2, whole genome shotgun sequence:
- the ttll9 gene encoding probable tubulin polyglutamylase TTLL9 isoform X5, producing the protein MDRGWYIGHERIIPSKLDPPMSSQPGVSRPCITIKVTEMLQADKPNTAKKPVLIRPPSPRTSLPKEKDCQHFLSCEPTPKPIIRQRSRSLPSPSEKKRRKRRNAGVRFVDSLGLDLEDVRLFKSGEDPFVPHHVTFRLLMGAEMADGRHLEISLPYLKPVFAQQPGDQPDFLHRLYQQKVCLEKIQCFELGIVGITQVVNLHFEKDVRVRYSFTEWKGYTETKASWVSTITKTLEKQQFSCDAFRFHLPVPPFLQPGSVLEFAIKYKVCGTEHWDNNNGENYKLVCHNYKLTVPKECEESILHFI; encoded by the coding sequence ATGGATAGAGGCTGGTATATTGGACATGAGAGGATAATCCCTTCAAAATTGGACCCGCCGATGTCGAGCCAGCCCGGAGTCTCAAGGCCCTGCATAACAATTAAGGTGACTGAAATGCTTCAAGCTGACAAACCCAATACAGCAAAGAAGCCTGTCCTGATTCGACCACCAAGCCCAAGGACGTCTCTGCCGAAAGAAAAAGATTGCCAGCATTTCCTGTCTTGTGAGCCAACACCTAAACCCATCATTCGACAACGATCGCGCTCCCTACCTTCTCCTTCGgagaagaaaagaaggaaaCGCAGGAATGCTGGCGTGCGGTTTGTAGATTCGTTAGGACTGGACCTGGAAGATGTCCGGCTTTTCAAATCAGGAGAAGATCCTTTTGTACCACACCACGTCACTTTTAGACTGTTGATGGGAGCTGAGATGGCCGACGGAAGGCATTTGGAGATCTCCTTGCCATATCTGAAACCAGTTTTTGCCCAGCAACCTGGTGATCAGCCAGATTTTCTGCATCGACTTTATCAACAGAAAGTGTGTCTGGAGAAAATTCAGTGCTTTGAATTGGGCATTGTTGGAATCACTCAAGTGGTAAATTTGCACTTTGAAAAGGATGTCAGGGTTCGATATTCTTTTACAGAATGGAAGGGTTACACAGAAACAAAGGCATCTTGGGTTTCTACGATCACCAAAACCTTAGAAAAACAGCAGTTCAGTTGTGATGCATTTCGTTTTCATCTGCCGGTCCCTCCTTTCCTACAGCCAGGATCAGTGTTGGAATTTGCCATTAAATACAAGGTCTGTGGGACTGAACACTGGgacaacaacaatggagaaaaTTATAAATTAGTTTGCCATAACTACAAACTCACTGTGCCTAAAGAATGTGAGGAGAGCATACTTCATTTTATCTAG